CTCTGCCGCGGGTGgtgcccccccccgggtgcccctCACCTTCTCCACGTAGTAGCCGGTTCCCACGTCCACCAGGACCCGCTCCGTGTCCGACAGCTTCCCGGGGACATAcatcttgggggggggtggtggtcaGGGAAAACAGGGAACCAGGAGCGGGTCTGGATCCCGGCACCGACGGGGGatactgggggctactgggggcgCTGGTTTggcaccggcagccccggggagggggggagcaggaaAGGATACGGAGCTGGTGAGCGGCACCAGGAGGTCCTTCCCTGTGAGGAGACAAGCAGAGGGGGGTGAGGGAAGcgcgcggggacggggacaccttggggcgggggggggggggggaacacctgggccaccccagccccccccccgtgcccccccccagcctccctacCAGGCACAAGGTGCCAGAGAAGGGGCCCGAGGGGGCTGAGTCAGGGCAGGGCTGGGTATGTCTCATCCCTGGGTGGGCCAGGAGCcatcctggggaggggggggcaaggCGGGGGGCACTGgccccccgggggggtgggggggggccccccccgcTCACCCTCGTTGCTCTTGCTGAGGACGCTGAGACAGTCCCGGGCCTCCACGTACTTGGTCTGCACCACCTTGAGCTGGGCGATGGAGGACGAGAGGAACTCCACTTCCTGGGGGGGTCAGGAgccggtgggggggggacaccccgtcAGCACAGGGTGGGGGGTGTCcgtcagccccacagccctgggggggggccgggaacACAGTGCCGGGCAGCTCCAGCCTTgtcgtgtcgtgtccccccccacaccaaAACCAGCACCCAGTTTGTGTCCCAGGGCACAGGCTGGTCTAGGGCCACCCCCCCCAGTTCCACCCCAGTCCAGCCCCCCTGTCCCAGCCCAGTCTGGCCCCCCCCAACCCAGTCCGGCCCAGTACAtctccccccccaacaccccccagtcCAATCCGGCCCCACACAAACCCCCTCCAGCCTCCACAGCCCAGTCCACacccggccccccagccccacagggccccacACATCCCAGTCTGACCCAGTACATCCCccgcccagccctgccaggccccacacatccctccccccagccccacagggccccacACATCCACATACCCATacccccctggccctgccaggccccacacatccctgcccccagcccagtcTGACCCAGTACATcccccccgcccagccctgccaggccccACAcattcccccccagccccacaaggcTCCACACAACTCCCCCCAGCCCTACCAGGCCCCACAacaaccccccagccccacagggccccacacacacccacacccccccggccctgccaggccccacacatccctccccccagccccacagggccccacACATCCACACCCCCGGCCCTGCCAGACcccacacatccctccccccagccctaCCAGGCCCCACAAcaaccccccggccccacagGGCCCCACACATCCACACCCCCGGCCCTGCCaggccccacacatccccccccagcccacagggCCCCCTCCGGCCCGGCCCCACCTGGTCGAGCTGCCCCTTGAGCAGCT
The window above is part of the Chroicocephalus ridibundus chromosome 24, bChrRid1.1, whole genome shotgun sequence genome. Proteins encoded here:
- the PFDN5 gene encoding LOW QUALITY PROTEIN: prefoldin subunit 5 (The sequence of the model RefSeq protein was modified relative to this genomic sequence to represent the inferred CDS: inserted 1 base in 1 codon; deleted 1 base in 1 codon); the protein is MAQTVNVGELTLPQLELLKGQLDQEVEFLSSSIAQLKVVQTKYVEARDCLSVLSKSNEGKDLLVPLTSSMYVPGKLSDTERVLVDVGTGYYVEKTADDARDXFKRKIDFLTKQMEKIQPALQEKHAMKQAVVEMMSQKIQQLTALGAAQGATTKA